Proteins found in one Magnolia sinica isolate HGM2019 chromosome 5, MsV1, whole genome shotgun sequence genomic segment:
- the LOC131246360 gene encoding uncharacterized protein LOC131246360 isoform X3, whose amino-acid sequence MPACRARALRVLGYIWLTHKTPGSDKWELAMRSKQLWELFAESIENQGMDPLQELGWKKTGSLLIGRTPDEITILEERVKLLSEAGLRAEFISGTELLLKEPALEVGKDTGASFLPDDCQLDAHRAVSFIEKGNRFFASHGRYGEFYNEPIISLIRSGQNGEVEAVQTAKHVLYGKKAVVIAVGAWSGSLMQYLVKESDIVLDVPVKPRKGHLLVLENFHQIQVNHGLMEVGYVDHQNVVPVATSTSGVIDHEQKLLSISMTATTDMMGNFVLGSSREFSGFNTEVEESILNRIWERAGIFFPALRELQLMDFTMNRKTRIGLRPYMPDGKPIIGPVPGLPNVFLAAGHEGEGLCLALGTAEMVADMVLGNIGKVDYTPFSIQGRC is encoded by the exons GGTTACATATGGCTGACACACAAAACACCTGGAAGTGACAAATGGGAACTTGCAATGAGAAGCAAGCAACTGTGGGAGTTGTTTGCAGAGAGCATAGAAAATCAGGGCATGGACCCTCTACAAGAATTGGGTTGGAAGAAAACAG GCAGCTTGTTAATTGGTAGAACTCCGGATGAGATAACCATTTTGGAAGAGAGGGTCAAGCTGCTATCTGAAGCTGGATTGAGAGCAGAGTTCATATCAGGAACTGAATTGCTTTTAAAGGAACCTGCACTTGAGGTTGGGAAGGACACTGGAGCTTCCTTTCTACCAGATGACTGTCAATTGGATGCTCACCGGGCTGTTTCGTTCATTGAGAAG GGTAACAGATTTTTTGCCTCACATGGAAGATATGGAGAGTTCTATAATGAACCAATCATCTCGTTAATAAG ATCTGGTCAAAATGGAGAGGTTGAAGCTGTTCAAACTGCCAAGCATGTTTTATACGGTAAAAAGGCTGTTGTAATTGCTGTAGGTGCTTGGAGTGGGTCTTTGATGCAATACCTGGTCAAGGAATCTGATATTGTATTGGATGTCCCTGTGAAGCCTCGAAAG GGCCACCTGCTTGTGTTAGAGAACTTCCACCAAATTCAGGTGAACCATGGTTTGATGGAGGTTGGGTATGTCGATCATCAAAATGTTGTGCCAGTTGCCACTTCCACTTCAGGAGTGATTGACCATGAACAGAAGTTGTTATCTATTTCAATGACAGCCACAACTGACATGATGGGAAACTTTGTTCTTG GAAGTAGCCGTGAATTCAGTGGGTTCAATACAGAAGTAGAAGAATCAATCTTAAATCGTATATGGGAGCGTGCAGGGATCTTCTTCCCTGCTCTAAGAGAACTCCAGCTCATGGATTTCACCATGAACAGGAAAACAAGAATAGGACTGCGCCCTTACA TGCCAGATGGGAAGCCAATAATTGGCCCTGTTCCTGGTTTGCCAAACGTGTTTCTTGCAGCTGGACATGAAGGAGAGGGGCTTTGCCTG GCGTTGGGGACTGCAGAAATGGTTGCTGACATGGTCTTAGGTAACATTGGGAAGGTTGATTACACACCCTTTTCCATCCAAGGCAGATGCTAA